The following are from one region of the Stanieria cyanosphaera PCC 7437 genome:
- a CDS encoding expansin EXLX1 family cellulose-binding protein yields MQILTNNNLIQTDFSIKTEWNNGFTGRLDIFNTGETIDGWTIEFESAFEIEPGMIWGAEIVSHEGYRYILKPVDYNEIINFQQTISIFFNANKVNGQIISPTNISFDDDPTSTIKASPVNTSEPVAEVPAVANSETVTTPDDNLSTDVDFTLIKDWGSGFEGKITITNNGNSNIDSWSLEFDFPNQINNIWDAEIESNENGNYVVSHAAWNREIAAGETLTFGFTGYNSVTSEPQNFELNGSTFTSLSISDSIYTFSNPNLAPELKLNQNYQGRGTFYDAANPSGGKGASGYDVPAQSELEKIVAINNVQWNGSEASGAFLEVSGPKQRDGATPIIVQVVDYLYERADGLDLSAEAFAEIADPIDGIVNLNYKLIGPADDYVTAYGYRIGQGIVVEGISETNPYYAAVRLNNHRYPIESVELITNDGNLIDLNRESDNRFVLNGNYPLNGAQDLLVTDIFGQQITLNDVDITNGSSADIVTGEQFNLI; encoded by the coding sequence ATGCAAATTTTAACCAATAATAATCTAATCCAAACTGATTTTTCCATTAAAACGGAATGGAATAATGGATTTACGGGAAGATTAGATATTTTTAATACAGGAGAAACAATTGATGGTTGGACAATAGAGTTTGAATCTGCTTTTGAAATTGAACCTGGCATGATTTGGGGCGCAGAAATTGTTAGTCATGAAGGCTATCGCTATATTTTAAAGCCAGTAGATTACAATGAAATCATTAATTTTCAACAAACCATTTCAATTTTCTTTAACGCTAACAAAGTTAACGGACAAATTATTAGTCCTACCAATATTTCCTTTGATGACGATCCTACTTCTACAATTAAAGCTTCGCCAGTTAATACATCAGAACCAGTAGCAGAAGTTCCTGCTGTGGCAAATTCAGAGACAGTCACAACACCAGATGATAATTTATCCACAGACGTTGATTTTACGCTGATCAAAGATTGGGGAAGTGGCTTTGAAGGTAAAATAACGATTACTAATAACGGTAATAGCAATATTGATAGCTGGAGTCTAGAATTCGATTTTCCCAATCAAATTAATAATATTTGGGATGCTGAAATCGAGAGTAATGAAAATGGTAACTATGTTGTTAGTCACGCTGCCTGGAATCGTGAAATTGCTGCGGGAGAAACTTTAACTTTTGGGTTTACTGGTTATAATTCAGTTACTTCAGAACCACAAAATTTTGAATTAAATGGTTCAACTTTTACTAGTCTTAGTATTTCCGACAGTATCTATACTTTTTCTAATCCTAATTTAGCACCAGAATTAAAACTCAATCAAAACTATCAGGGCAGAGGTACTTTTTATGATGCTGCTAATCCTTCTGGTGGCAAAGGTGCTTCTGGTTATGATGTGCCAGCGCAAAGTGAGCTAGAAAAAATTGTAGCGATTAATAATGTGCAGTGGAATGGTTCGGAAGCAAGTGGTGCTTTTTTGGAAGTATCTGGCCCTAAACAAAGAGATGGTGCTACTCCAATCATAGTTCAAGTGGTAGATTATTTATACGAACGAGCAGATGGCTTAGATTTGAGTGCAGAAGCTTTCGCTGAGATTGCAGATCCTATTGATGGAATAGTTAATCTCAATTATAAATTAATAGGCCCTGCCGATGACTATGTAACAGCTTATGGTTATAGGATCGGTCAAGGTATTGTTGTCGAAGGAATTTCTGAAACCAATCCTTATTACGCAGCAGTCAGATTAAATAACCACCGCTATCCGATTGAAAGTGTTGAGTTGATTACCAATGATGGTAACCTAATCGATCTTAATCGCGAGTCTGATAATCGTTTTGTTTTAAACGGTAATTATCCGCTTAATGGCGCACAAGATCTGCTAGTTACTGATATCTTTGGTCAGCAGATTACCTTAAATGATGTGGATATTACTAATGGTTCTAGTGCTGATATTGTAACTGGTGAACAATTTAACCTAATTTGA